A region of Maribacter algicola DNA encodes the following proteins:
- a CDS encoding mandelate racemase/muconate lactonizing enzyme family protein: MKITNIEAYWLRCPIPKEKQHFSDYGLLTNFDMTLIVVTTDSGLQGFGEAKAAVGSSGSCASIVSCVENELKPQLVGQDARNISRIWEMVYNGTRDHYSLSRGRKFPILGRRGLTISALSGIDTALWDIKGKSLGVPVVDLLGGSCRDKMEAYASGGWAKVDAIGEQLKSYTAKGFSGVKMRVGIMDETVKASVDRVKAAREALGDDIKLMTDAHGTFSVPEAKQFCRGVADCNLYWFEEPINPDNKIGTAEVRSQTDIPIAAGESEYTAFDIRDMISERALDVLQPDCAIIGGITEAMRVSQLAHTYQLELAPHCWGSAFSFMAGLSVAFASPSANVIEFSLGGNPMMYDLVEEHISVGQDGMIDAPDRPGLGLTPNWDFVKEFKQ; encoded by the coding sequence GTGAAAATAACCAACATAGAAGCGTATTGGCTTCGTTGCCCCATCCCAAAGGAAAAACAGCATTTTAGCGATTACGGACTCCTCACCAATTTTGATATGACCTTGATCGTTGTTACAACCGATTCCGGTCTTCAAGGATTTGGGGAAGCTAAAGCGGCCGTTGGCTCATCAGGATCTTGCGCCAGCATCGTCAGTTGTGTGGAAAACGAATTAAAACCCCAACTAGTGGGGCAGGATGCCCGAAACATTTCCCGAATCTGGGAGATGGTCTATAACGGAACTCGTGACCACTATTCCTTGTCCCGAGGTCGTAAGTTTCCTATTTTAGGCCGACGTGGACTCACCATTTCAGCACTCAGTGGCATAGACACCGCCCTTTGGGATATTAAGGGAAAATCCCTTGGAGTTCCAGTGGTGGATCTGTTGGGCGGTAGTTGTCGCGATAAAATGGAAGCCTACGCCAGTGGCGGATGGGCCAAGGTAGATGCCATAGGGGAGCAATTGAAAAGTTACACGGCCAAAGGTTTTTCAGGGGTAAAAATGCGCGTGGGCATCATGGACGAGACCGTAAAAGCGAGCGTGGATCGTGTAAAAGCCGCGCGTGAAGCTTTAGGAGATGACATCAAGTTGATGACGGATGCCCACGGCACCTTCAGCGTGCCGGAGGCCAAACAGTTTTGTCGCGGCGTCGCCGATTGTAACCTGTATTGGTTTGAGGAACCCATCAATCCGGATAATAAAATAGGTACTGCAGAAGTTCGCTCCCAGACCGATATTCCCATTGCGGCAGGTGAAAGCGAATACACGGCCTTTGACATTCGGGATATGATTTCGGAACGTGCACTGGACGTGCTGCAACCGGATTGCGCCATCATTGGTGGGATTACGGAGGCCATGCGGGTATCACAATTGGCACATACCTATCAATTGGAACTGGCACCGCACTGTTGGGGATCGGCCTTTTCCTTTATGGCAGGACTTTCAGTAGCCTTTGCCTCGCCTTCTGCCAATGTCATAGAATTTTCCTTGGGTGGAAACCCCATGATGTACGACCTGGTGGAAGAACATATTAGTGTGGGCCAAGACGGCATGATCGACGCTCCGGATAGACCCGGTTTGGGCCTGACCCCCAATTGGGATTTTGTAAAAGAATTTAAACAATAA
- a CDS encoding VOC family protein: MAKAVKINHVALVVSNLEEACKFYEHELGLEPIPAFLFDYPTAFFKFNEEQQLHLTEWEDTYSFRGHLCVTVDDINAVFFRMKELGVIDISPWGKVRQLPDGAIQMFVRDPSGNLVEISSDPDDKEKIDPKIFEDELYQEGIYVSGRNDFRGYKTKDATLYHNK; encoded by the coding sequence ATGGCAAAAGCAGTAAAAATCAATCACGTAGCCTTGGTGGTGAGCAATTTGGAGGAAGCTTGTAAATTCTATGAGCACGAATTGGGCCTGGAACCCATTCCCGCATTTTTGTTCGACTACCCTACGGCCTTTTTCAAGTTCAATGAGGAGCAACAATTACACCTGACGGAGTGGGAGGACACCTATTCCTTTAGGGGACATCTGTGCGTTACCGTGGACGATATCAACGCGGTTTTCTTTCGGATGAAGGAGCTTGGTGTTATTGACATTAGTCCTTGGGGTAAGGTGCGTCAACTACCAGATGGTGCCATACAAATGTTCGTACGGGATCCATCAGGCAACTTGGTGGAAATATCCTCGGATCCAGATGATAAGGAAAAAATCGACCCCAAAATTTTCGAGGACGAATTATACCAAGAAGGAATTTATGTGTCCGGAAGAAACGATTTCAGGGGTTATAAAACTAAGGACGCGACCCTATACCACAATAAATAA
- a CDS encoding NAD(P)-dependent oxidoreductase, giving the protein MLKNILLLETVAEEAMELLESAEDMNILTGFDPASLETHLSESEIHAIITRGKGQVRSSLMASLPKLEVISRCGVGLDNIDVSAATERGIKVVNAPNSNANTIAEHTISLLLVLQRNLYNAITMVKEDRWQDRGRYVGDELHGKTLGILGMGNIGKKVAKIADALGMEVIYWSSKEEAVPYTFRDLDEVLKTSDCISLHLPLTKETENLINAAALAKMKPSALIINTARGKIIDQTALTEALYANRLGGFAADVLSEEPPKANDPLLKLPNTYITAHVGSLTKTTYDFMCMFTVQNTLAILRDEIPANNCIYNLKELKDSNR; this is encoded by the coding sequence ATGCTAAAAAATATCCTTTTATTGGAGACGGTAGCCGAAGAGGCCATGGAGCTTTTGGAATCGGCCGAGGATATGAATATTCTTACCGGTTTTGACCCAGCTTCCCTGGAGACGCATCTTTCGGAGAGCGAAATTCATGCCATTATCACCCGTGGAAAAGGTCAGGTGCGGTCATCGCTAATGGCATCCCTCCCCAAATTGGAAGTCATTTCCAGATGTGGCGTAGGCTTGGATAACATCGATGTTTCAGCGGCGACCGAAAGGGGCATCAAGGTGGTAAACGCGCCTAATTCCAACGCCAATACCATTGCAGAGCATACCATTTCCTTGCTACTGGTTTTACAACGAAACCTCTACAATGCCATTACCATGGTCAAGGAAGACCGATGGCAAGACCGGGGCCGTTATGTCGGCGACGAATTGCATGGAAAGACCTTGGGAATTTTGGGCATGGGAAATATCGGAAAAAAAGTAGCCAAAATTGCCGATGCCCTAGGTATGGAGGTCATCTATTGGAGTTCCAAGGAAGAGGCCGTGCCCTACACTTTTAGGGATTTGGATGAAGTCCTGAAAACGTCGGATTGCATCAGTCTGCACCTACCCCTTACAAAGGAGACCGAAAACCTGATAAATGCCGCTGCCCTGGCAAAAATGAAACCATCGGCCCTAATCATCAATACCGCCCGGGGGAAGATCATTGATCAGACCGCGCTGACCGAAGCACTCTACGCCAACCGTTTGGGCGGTTTTGCCGCCGATGTACTTTCCGAAGAACCGCCAAAAGCGAACGACCCTTTATTAAAACTGCCCAATACCTACATTACCGCGCACGTGGGTAGCCTCACCAAGACAACCTATGATTTTATGTGCATGTTCACGGTACAAAATACCCTAGCTATCCTTCGAGACGAAATACCCGCCAACAATTGTATTTATAACTTAAAAGAATTAAAAGATTCGAATCGATAA
- a CDS encoding Zn-dependent hydrolase — protein sequence MKYQPKSTNLFLLFLLSCISVHSQILVNQDRLEERIFDLAKFGLQDNGETERVAFSDADLEAHQWVISELTKMGLETHTDFAGNIVATRSGTKKNMKPIVFGSHIDRVPNGGNYDGCVGSMAALEVIQTLNENNIKTKHPLQVIIFSNEEGGVMGSRAIAGHLGKSALGVKNSTGYSMGEGIMRLGGDTTRLAEVVRKKGELAAFLELHIEQGGILEKENLDIGVVEGIVGLKWWDVEFTGFANHAGTTPMNARKNALLAAAKFIVAVNEITNSFDGAQVGTVGRIKAEPGAPNVIPGKVTASLEIRDLSSEIIQKVYQAIKTKTAEIAESSNVTVEFHPLDTTADPAIMNPEIQKIIAENAKSLGLTYKYMPSGAGHDAQDMAIIAPTGMIFVPSKGGISHSPKEFTSAKDMANGANVLLKSLLELDNTME from the coding sequence ATGAAGTATCAACCCAAATCAACCAACCTTTTTTTGCTGTTTCTATTGTCCTGTATTTCAGTGCATTCCCAAATACTTGTGAATCAAGACCGATTAGAAGAACGGATTTTCGATCTGGCAAAATTCGGACTTCAGGATAATGGCGAAACGGAGCGGGTCGCTTTTAGTGATGCCGATTTGGAGGCGCACCAGTGGGTCATTTCGGAATTGACCAAAATGGGTTTGGAAACGCATACCGATTTTGCGGGGAACATAGTGGCGACTAGATCGGGTACCAAGAAGAACATGAAACCCATAGTCTTTGGGTCCCATATTGACCGGGTTCCCAATGGGGGCAATTATGACGGATGCGTGGGCTCCATGGCCGCCTTAGAAGTCATTCAGACCTTGAACGAAAACAATATAAAAACAAAACACCCACTTCAGGTCATCATCTTTTCCAACGAGGAAGGTGGTGTTATGGGTAGCCGGGCGATTGCCGGTCATTTGGGTAAAAGTGCCCTAGGCGTTAAAAACTCCACCGGCTACTCGATGGGCGAAGGCATCATGCGCTTGGGCGGGGACACTACCCGACTGGCAGAGGTTGTACGGAAAAAGGGCGAATTGGCCGCCTTCTTGGAACTTCATATTGAACAGGGAGGCATCCTTGAAAAGGAAAATTTGGATATTGGGGTCGTAGAGGGCATCGTTGGTTTAAAGTGGTGGGACGTAGAATTCACCGGATTTGCCAATCATGCAGGCACTACGCCCATGAACGCCCGAAAGAATGCGCTATTGGCGGCGGCAAAATTCATCGTTGCCGTAAACGAAATCACCAACAGCTTTGACGGGGCTCAAGTGGGTACCGTAGGGAGAATCAAAGCGGAGCCCGGAGCCCCAAACGTAATTCCCGGAAAGGTAACCGCCAGTTTGGAAATTCGGGATCTTTCATCGGAAATTATCCAAAAAGTGTACCAGGCCATAAAAACAAAAACAGCCGAAATCGCGGAATCCTCCAATGTCACGGTGGAATTCCATCCTCTAGATACTACGGCCGACCCAGCCATTATGAATCCGGAAATACAAAAAATCATTGCCGAAAATGCCAAATCCTTGGGGCTTACCTATAAATATATGCCCAGCGGTGCAGGGCACGACGCCCAAGATATGGCCATTATTGCCCCTACGGGAATGATTTTTGTTCCCAGCAAAGGAGGTATCAGCCATTCGCCAAAAGAATTTACTTCCGCAAAGGATATGGCCAACGGTGCCAATGTCCTGCTAAAGTCCCTATTGGAATTGGATAATACGATGGAATAA
- a CDS encoding M20/M25/M40 family metallo-hydrolase: protein MKKPLLFTLLLFTVSIINLSAQTVEEIVAAIEKEGTENSQLEELAYQLMDLNGPRLVGTPEMKSAHDWAVNTYKSWGIDAENQQWGTWKGWQRGITHVDMVSPRVASLHATQLAWSPSSGKKGVTAELITLPKIKDSMAFAQWLPNVKGKIVMVSMMQPTGRPDDNWEEFATEASFAKMKEEREAMEKAWDENMKNTGYSSRTINKALEDAGAVAIAQSRWSRGFGANKIFSAGTDKIPVVDISLEDYGMLYRMVEHGAKPQIKIMAESKELGEVPTFNTIATIPGTELPDEYVILSAHFDSWDGATGATDNGTGTITMLEAARILQKVYPNPKRTILIGHWGSEEQGLNGSRAFVEDNPKIVEGLQALFNQDNGTGRVVRISGQGFLHAYDYLGRWLEAVPDAYKNEIETTFPGTPGGGGSDYASFVAAGAPAFSLSSLSWAYWNYTWHTNLDTYDKIVFDDVRNNAILTAILTYMACEDPAKTSREKAVLGINPRTGEQREWPSPRSPNRKGGLD, encoded by the coding sequence ATGAAAAAACCGCTACTCTTTACCCTCCTGTTGTTCACTGTATCCATTATAAACCTGTCCGCACAGACTGTAGAAGAAATCGTAGCGGCCATTGAAAAAGAGGGTACCGAAAATTCGCAATTGGAGGAATTGGCATATCAATTGATGGACCTAAACGGACCAAGATTGGTGGGTACACCCGAAATGAAATCGGCGCACGATTGGGCAGTAAACACGTATAAAAGTTGGGGTATCGACGCGGAAAACCAGCAATGGGGCACTTGGAAGGGTTGGCAACGTGGCATCACCCATGTGGATATGGTTTCGCCCAGAGTGGCCTCCTTACACGCCACTCAATTGGCTTGGAGCCCTAGTTCCGGGAAAAAAGGAGTAACGGCCGAGCTTATTACCCTACCAAAAATAAAGGATTCCATGGCATTTGCCCAATGGCTCCCAAATGTGAAAGGCAAAATCGTAATGGTAAGTATGATGCAGCCCACAGGTAGGCCAGACGATAATTGGGAAGAATTTGCCACCGAAGCTTCCTTTGCCAAAATGAAAGAGGAAAGGGAAGCGATGGAAAAAGCCTGGGACGAGAACATGAAAAATACCGGATACTCCAGTAGGACCATCAATAAGGCTTTAGAAGACGCGGGCGCAGTAGCCATAGCCCAATCCCGATGGTCACGTGGATTTGGGGCGAACAAAATTTTTAGTGCCGGAACCGATAAAATTCCCGTAGTGGACATATCTCTGGAAGATTATGGAATGTTGTATAGAATGGTAGAACACGGTGCAAAACCCCAGATCAAGATTATGGCCGAGTCCAAAGAACTTGGCGAAGTACCTACCTTTAATACCATCGCTACCATTCCCGGAACGGAACTTCCCGATGAATACGTAATCCTGTCCGCACATTTCGACTCTTGGGACGGAGCCACGGGAGCAACGGACAATGGCACCGGAACCATTACCATGTTGGAGGCCGCACGGATCCTACAAAAAGTATATCCCAACCCTAAAAGAACCATACTCATAGGTCATTGGGGCAGTGAGGAGCAAGGACTGAACGGTTCACGAGCTTTTGTGGAGGATAACCCAAAAATTGTAGAAGGACTACAGGCCTTGTTCAATCAGGACAACGGTACGGGAAGGGTCGTACGCATTTCCGGACAAGGATTTTTACATGCGTATGATTATTTGGGCCGATGGTTGGAAGCCGTTCCAGATGCCTACAAAAATGAAATTGAAACTACCTTTCCAGGAACTCCTGGAGGCGGCGGCTCAGATTATGCGTCCTTTGTAGCAGCTGGCGCACCAGCCTTTTCATTGAGTTCCCTAAGTTGGGCCTATTGGAACTACACTTGGCATACGAATTTGGATACCTATGACAAAATTGTTTTTGACGATGTTCGAAACAACGCCATCCTGACCGCCATCCTAACCTATATGGCCTGCGAGGACCCAGCGAAAACATCGCGTGAAAAAGCAGTTTTAGGTATTAATCCAAGGACTGGGGAGCAACGGGAATGGCCTAGCCCAAGAAGCCCCAATAGAAAAGGGGGATTGGATTAA